Proteins encoded together in one Thermodesulfovibrionales bacterium window:
- a CDS encoding glutamate synthase-related protein, translating to MEPASRLDHNHQLSLREFPYIIRWRDDRCKRCGRCTAVCPVKAIEPTVKVLRTVQSEGPIPKPVAVRKVTQIVEQVLDMERYCTGCGTCTLVCPNEAIEPEYNFQNKFYHYKNKGGEPYKRGGRRNDPATSTLDKLKFTRISMLTDPALDAGRHEFRVRSLLGRILSPEELPLRITDGTLVVDRESGTFIPPVREIFPIMIGSMSVGALSPPMWEGLAMGVAYLNEVEGLPVVMCSGEGGMPPRLLKSRYLKYFIIQIASGYFGWDEIIHALPHMVEDPAAIEIKYGQGAKPGDGGLLMAQKVLKLIASIRGVPQFVDLASPPTHQTKYSIEEAVAKMIQSMSMAWGFRVPVYPKISGTKTARAVLNNLARNPYAAALSIDGEDGGTGAAYNVSLDKMGHPIASNIRDCYLDLVKQGKQNELPLIAAGGVGKKGNLAANAAALIMLGASAVSIGKYIMQAAADCFGDEYNRCNLCNTGKCPRGITTQDPKLYRRLDTDKVAERVVETFKAADVELRKIFAPMGRSTELPIGMSDGLSIEDKAMAERLEISYAC from the coding sequence ATGGAACCAGCTTCACGGTTAGACCATAACCATCAACTCTCCCTGAGGGAGTTTCCCTATATCATCCGCTGGAGAGATGACCGGTGCAAAAGGTGCGGAAGATGCACTGCCGTCTGCCCTGTCAAAGCCATCGAGCCAACGGTCAAGGTCCTGAGGACGGTCCAGTCAGAAGGTCCCATTCCGAAGCCCGTGGCCGTAAGAAAGGTTACCCAGATTGTTGAGCAGGTGCTTGATATGGAACGGTACTGCACAGGCTGCGGGACCTGCACCCTCGTGTGCCCGAATGAGGCAATCGAGCCCGAGTACAATTTCCAGAACAAGTTCTATCATTACAAGAATAAAGGCGGGGAACCCTATAAGAGGGGCGGCAGGAGAAACGATCCGGCAACATCGACCCTGGACAAACTCAAATTCACGAGGATCTCGATGCTTACCGATCCTGCGCTCGATGCCGGAAGGCATGAATTCCGGGTCAGGTCCCTCCTCGGAAGAATCTTGTCCCCGGAGGAATTACCGTTGAGGATCACTGATGGCACCTTGGTTGTTGACAGGGAGAGCGGAACCTTTATCCCTCCCGTGCGCGAGATATTCCCTATCATGATCGGCAGCATGTCTGTCGGCGCCCTCTCTCCTCCCATGTGGGAAGGACTTGCCATGGGCGTGGCCTATCTCAACGAGGTTGAGGGACTGCCCGTTGTTATGTGCTCGGGCGAAGGCGGAATGCCGCCAAGACTCCTGAAGTCAAGGTATCTGAAATACTTTATCATCCAGATCGCCTCCGGCTATTTCGGATGGGACGAGATCATCCATGCCCTGCCCCACATGGTGGAAGACCCGGCTGCCATAGAGATCAAGTACGGTCAGGGAGCGAAGCCCGGTGACGGCGGATTGCTCATGGCCCAGAAGGTACTCAAGCTCATAGCGAGCATTCGTGGTGTACCGCAGTTTGTCGACCTTGCCTCGCCTCCCACTCACCAGACGAAGTACTCCATTGAAGAAGCTGTCGCTAAGATGATCCAGTCCATGTCCATGGCCTGGGGCTTCAGGGTGCCCGTCTATCCCAAGATATCAGGCACGAAGACTGCCCGGGCCGTGCTGAACAATCTGGCGAGAAACCCCTATGCCGCTGCCCTTTCTATTGACGGTGAGGACGGTGGGACGGGCGCAGCGTATAATGTGTCCCTAGATAAAATGGGCCATCCGATTGCGTCAAATATAAGAGACTGTTATCTCGACCTTGTGAAACAGGGCAAACAGAACGAGCTTCCCCTTATAGCGGCCGGCGGCGTCGGGAAGAAAGGGAATCTTGCCGCTAATGCCGCGGCCCTCATCATGCTCGGGGCTTCGGCAGTCTCGATCGGCAAATACATCATGCAGGCTGCGGCAGACTGCTTTGGTGACGAATACAACCGCTGTAACCTCTGCAACACCGGCAAGTGTCCGAGGGGGATAACCACGCAGGACCCGAAGCTTTACAGGAGACTCGACACCGACAAGGTGGCCGAGCGCGTGGTAGAGACATTTAAGGCCGCCGATGTGGAACTGAGAAAGATATTCGCGCCCATGGGCAGGAGCACGGAACTCCCGATCGGCATGTCCGACGGGTTGAGCATCGAAGACAAGGCGATGGCAGAGAGGTTAGAGATCAGCTATGCGTGCTAA
- a CDS encoding FAD-dependent oxidoreductase encodes MRAKKGLEVKKPSPGGKGRKARAGGQEVSKSVATIPGNVKGNRVPSRILEEQIQNAVRDGARELHILADGQHGIGGRIWPRGEWVTITIDGPVGQRTGGMGMPGTEILVRGSSSDDIGWLDCGAKITVLGDVTNGAFNAAAQGILYVQGSGGARCDTMTKQNPRFDPPQSWYFRDVGDSFAEFKAGGIAVVCGVNPRNPENILGYRPCVGMVGGTIYFRGPIQGYSERDVKLLDLTQQDWEWLKTNMMPFLDAVDRSSYYPELTRSAEDWKKLMAYTPQEKRGKKWFRMSTSDFRKNLWDKEVGQGGIFAAYLNHDLTLLPYITTGKDRRNKPLWSNEKFAPPCAYACPTQIPSHKRASLIRQGRLNDALELVLKYSPLPATVCGEICPNLCMQSCTRAHLDKPLEIDMMGKLALDLPAPKKEPATGHTIAVIGGGPAGMSAAWQLALKGHAVDIYESTGKLGGKIELCIPRERLPHQILEKEVQRFKELGVNLYLNTTVTRQEFDAIYKSHEVVILACGAHQPRKVSFPGSEEIVSAYDFLRDVNLGNKPDLAGKKVVVIGAGNVGMDVASEAYNNGAESVVAVDIQKPAAFGAEMEIAKAKGTEIIWPKVTDRYDKTERRIFFKDGTSLDADFVVMSIGDVPQLDFLPPGIHTERGWIPVNDKFQTSDVKVYAIGDVTGLGLVTHAIGHGRITADIIHYELMHAPRQPEIKQVIAYEKVKTEYYDMCIGDDVSPEASANRCMSCATCRDCHICEATCYWGAISRVEYKDGSYEYVVDDEKCIGCGFCAGVCPCGVWEMVEVI; translated from the coding sequence ATGCGTGCTAAGAAGGGTTTAGAGGTCAAGAAACCGTCACCCGGAGGCAAGGGCCGGAAGGCAAGGGCCGGCGGACAAGAGGTCAGCAAGAGTGTGGCCACCATACCGGGGAATGTAAAGGGCAACCGCGTCCCTTCGAGGATTCTTGAAGAGCAGATACAGAATGCCGTACGTGATGGTGCGCGGGAACTCCATATCCTTGCCGATGGCCAGCATGGTATCGGCGGTCGCATCTGGCCGAGGGGTGAGTGGGTGACGATAACGATCGACGGCCCTGTCGGACAGAGGACCGGCGGTATGGGAATGCCGGGGACTGAAATACTGGTGCGGGGGAGTTCATCCGATGATATCGGATGGCTTGACTGCGGGGCGAAGATAACCGTCCTGGGGGATGTGACGAACGGCGCCTTTAATGCGGCAGCGCAGGGTATCCTCTATGTCCAGGGAAGCGGAGGCGCCCGTTGCGATACCATGACAAAGCAGAACCCGCGCTTCGACCCCCCTCAGTCCTGGTACTTCAGGGATGTTGGGGACTCCTTCGCAGAATTTAAGGCAGGGGGAATCGCGGTGGTCTGCGGCGTAAACCCGAGAAACCCGGAAAACATTCTTGGCTACCGTCCCTGCGTCGGCATGGTGGGAGGGACCATCTACTTCAGGGGCCCGATCCAGGGATACAGCGAAAGGGATGTTAAACTCCTTGACCTCACTCAGCAGGACTGGGAATGGCTCAAGACAAACATGATGCCCTTCCTTGATGCCGTTGACAGGTCATCGTATTATCCTGAGCTGACGCGCTCTGCCGAAGACTGGAAGAAGCTCATGGCGTATACGCCTCAGGAAAAGAGGGGGAAAAAATGGTTCAGGATGTCTACCTCCGATTTCAGGAAGAACCTGTGGGACAAAGAGGTAGGCCAGGGCGGCATATTCGCAGCATATCTGAACCATGACCTCACCTTGCTGCCGTATATCACGACGGGCAAAGACAGGAGGAACAAGCCCCTTTGGTCAAATGAGAAATTTGCGCCGCCCTGCGCGTATGCCTGTCCGACACAGATCCCGTCGCACAAGAGGGCATCGCTCATCAGGCAGGGTAGGCTGAATGACGCCCTGGAACTGGTGCTGAAGTACAGCCCCCTACCCGCGACGGTCTGCGGGGAGATCTGTCCGAACCTCTGCATGCAGAGCTGCACAAGGGCGCATCTCGACAAGCCCCTCGAAATAGACATGATGGGGAAGCTTGCCCTTGACCTTCCTGCACCGAAGAAAGAGCCTGCAACGGGACATACCATAGCCGTTATCGGCGGCGGACCGGCAGGCATGAGCGCTGCATGGCAACTGGCCCTGAAGGGGCATGCCGTTGACATCTACGAATCTACGGGCAAGCTTGGTGGCAAGATAGAACTCTGCATCCCGAGGGAACGGCTCCCCCATCAGATCCTCGAAAAAGAGGTTCAGCGCTTTAAGGAACTCGGCGTCAACCTCTATCTGAACACGACGGTGACGCGACAGGAATTCGATGCGATATACAAGAGTCATGAAGTCGTCATCCTGGCATGCGGCGCCCACCAGCCGAGAAAGGTATCCTTCCCCGGTTCTGAGGAGATCGTGTCCGCCTATGATTTTCTGAGGGACGTTAACCTGGGCAATAAGCCAGACCTTGCCGGCAAGAAGGTCGTCGTCATCGGTGCGGGAAATGTCGGAATGGATGTCGCCTCAGAGGCGTACAACAACGGTGCAGAATCGGTCGTGGCCGTTGATATTCAGAAGCCCGCTGCCTTCGGTGCTGAGATGGAGATCGCCAAGGCAAAGGGCACTGAAATAATCTGGCCGAAGGTTACTGATCGTTATGATAAGACTGAGAGGAGAATCTTCTTCAAGGATGGCACATCCCTCGACGCAGACTTCGTCGTCATGTCCATCGGCGATGTTCCCCAACTCGACTTCCTCCCCCCGGGAATCCACACGGAACGCGGATGGATACCGGTCAACGACAAATTCCAGACATCTGACGTCAAAGTCTATGCCATCGGCGACGTTACGGGCCTCGGTCTCGTTACCCATGCCATTGGTCATGGGAGGATCACTGCAGACATCATCCATTACGAATTGATGCATGCGCCCCGCCAGCCCGAGATCAAGCAGGTGATAGCCTATGAGAAGGTCAAGACCGAATATTACGACATGTGCATCGGCGATGATGTCTCCCCAGAGGCCTCGGCCAACCGATGCATGTCGTGCGCAACCTGCCGTGATTGCCACATCTGCGAGGCGACCTGTTACTGGGGTGCAATCAGCAGGGTCGAATACAAAGACGGCTCCTATGAGTATGTCGTTGATGACGAGAAATGCATCGGATGCGGATTCTGTGCGGGCGTCTGTCCCTGCGGAGTATGGGAGATGGTCGAGGTCATCTAG
- a CDS encoding adenosylcobalamin-dependent ribonucleoside-diphosphate reductase, whose translation MELTENALRVLKARYLRRDEQGTAIETPEGLFRRVASTLASAEKRYGADPSQWEERFYELMRDLKFLPNSPTLMNAGKDFGQLAACFVLPVDDSMQSIFDTLKNAALILQSGGGTGFSFSRLRPKTDVVRSTGGIASGPVSFMKIYNTATEVIKQGGARRGANMGILRVNHPDILDFIRIKRDEKELTNFNISVTVTDAFMNAVKTDGEYDLINPRTKTAVGKLKARAVFEEIVASAWETGDPGLVFIDRINAANPTPQLGNMESTNPCGEQPLLSYEACVLGSLNLSKYVREPAPLSGAPAKDVRDFVDFASLSQDIGTAVRFLDDAIDVNRYPLPDIERMHKGNRKIGLGVMGWADMLVLLGIPYNSKKAFSFARELMRFVRDTSRSASVKLGEEKGLFPNFKNSIYDAPHMSHPRNATTTTIAPTGTLSLIANCSSGIEPLFALAYKRLVLDTELSEMNRYFFSLAKERGFYSKELEDMILARGSAKAIPEVPPDIRRIFKTAHDIPPEDHIEMQAAFQEYTDNAVSKTINLPRRSKKEAVKGAFLLAYEKGLKGITVFRYGTTKRGTLVRFTESD comes from the coding sequence ATGGAGCTCACAGAGAATGCGCTCAGGGTCCTGAAGGCTCGCTACCTCCGGAGGGACGAACAGGGAACGGCGATCGAGACTCCAGAAGGACTTTTCAGGAGAGTGGCCTCCACCTTAGCCTCTGCGGAAAAACGGTATGGCGCGGACCCCTCTCAGTGGGAAGAGCGATTTTACGAGCTCATGCGTGATCTTAAGTTTCTTCCGAACTCTCCCACATTAATGAATGCGGGAAAGGATTTCGGTCAGCTGGCTGCCTGCTTCGTCCTGCCTGTCGATGATTCCATGCAGAGCATCTTCGATACCCTGAAAAACGCGGCGCTCATACTCCAAAGCGGTGGAGGAACGGGGTTTTCCTTTTCACGCCTCAGGCCAAAGACCGACGTCGTGCGCTCCACGGGCGGCATCGCGAGCGGTCCCGTCTCTTTCATGAAGATATACAACACTGCAACAGAGGTGATCAAGCAGGGGGGAGCCAGGCGGGGCGCGAATATGGGGATCCTCCGTGTGAACCATCCGGATATCCTCGACTTCATCAGGATCAAGAGGGACGAAAAGGAGCTGACGAATTTCAATATCTCCGTAACAGTCACGGATGCCTTCATGAACGCCGTAAAGACGGACGGAGAATATGATTTGATCAATCCCCGGACAAAGACAGCCGTCGGTAAACTGAAGGCCCGGGCCGTTTTTGAGGAGATCGTGGCGAGTGCCTGGGAGACAGGAGACCCCGGTCTCGTTTTTATCGACAGGATCAATGCCGCCAATCCCACGCCCCAACTCGGCAATATGGAAAGTACGAACCCCTGCGGTGAGCAGCCACTCCTCTCTTATGAAGCCTGCGTACTGGGATCCCTGAACCTCTCGAAATACGTGAGGGAACCTGCTCCCCTTTCGGGCGCGCCTGCGAAGGACGTCAGGGACTTTGTCGATTTCGCCTCTCTTTCGCAGGACATAGGGACAGCCGTCCGCTTTCTCGACGATGCAATCGATGTGAACCGGTATCCCTTGCCTGATATCGAGAGAATGCACAAGGGGAACCGGAAGATCGGCCTCGGGGTCATGGGCTGGGCCGACATGCTGGTACTCCTCGGCATCCCCTACAACAGCAAGAAGGCCTTCTCTTTTGCAAGGGAGCTTATGAGATTCGTCAGGGATACGTCACGTTCAGCCTCTGTCAAGCTCGGTGAAGAAAAGGGACTCTTTCCCAATTTCAAGAATTCTATTTACGATGCGCCTCACATGTCCCATCCGAGAAATGCTACGACCACGACTATCGCGCCGACAGGGACCCTTTCGCTCATAGCAAATTGTTCGAGCGGCATTGAGCCCCTCTTTGCCCTTGCGTATAAAAGGCTGGTCCTCGATACCGAACTCTCTGAAATGAACAGGTACTTTTTCAGCCTGGCAAAAGAGCGAGGTTTCTACAGTAAAGAACTTGAGGACATGATCCTTGCACGGGGGAGTGCGAAAGCGATACCGGAGGTTCCGCCAGACATAAGACGTATCTTTAAGACGGCCCACGATATACCGCCTGAGGACCATATCGAGATGCAGGCTGCATTTCAGGAATACACCGATAATGCCGTATCAAAGACGATAAACCTTCCCCGCCGCTCGAAAAAGGAAGCCGTGAAGGGGGCCTTCCTGCTCGCGTACGAAAAAGGACTCAAGGGGATAACGGTCTTCAGATACGGAACGACAAAACGGGGCACCCTTGTCAGATTCACCGAATCCGACTAG
- a CDS encoding GerMN domain-containing protein gives MRIDRIKLLWVFVFLLLFGIGIAGGYLFVSKKFPLQKPEPQEPQPAAQQQIDDLISVRIYYPSGGRLAMEERRVRRGTDLTIAEETIEEFLKGPTSFPNTEKRIIPSGAKVLGSYRGSDGILYVNLSDDFRRNFQGDAPAEFLLLKGLYETVISNVKGIDDVKIIVEGKEIESIGGHIFSLYPLKNTLAEAK, from the coding sequence ATGCGAATCGATAGAATAAAACTTCTCTGGGTCTTCGTGTTTCTGCTCCTCTTCGGCATCGGCATAGCAGGAGGATATCTCTTCGTGTCAAAGAAATTTCCCCTTCAGAAGCCGGAACCTCAGGAGCCTCAGCCGGCAGCACAGCAGCAGATTGATGATTTGATATCTGTGAGGATCTACTATCCGTCAGGGGGAAGGCTTGCTATGGAAGAAAGACGGGTCCGGAGGGGGACGGACCTGACGATTGCAGAAGAGACGATCGAAGAGTTCCTCAAGGGTCCGACGAGTTTTCCGAACACCGAAAAGCGCATTATCCCTTCCGGTGCAAAGGTCCTTGGATCGTACCGCGGCAGCGACGGCATTCTCTATGTTAACCTCTCTGATGATTTCAGGAGAAACTTTCAGGGCGACGCTCCGGCAGAATTCCTTCTCCTCAAGGGGCTTTACGAAACTGTCATATCGAATGTCAAGGGCATAGACGATGTGAAGATCATTGTCGAAGGCAAGGAGATAGAGAGTATCGGTGGTCACATCTTCAGCCTCTATCCCCTGAAGAATACCCTGGCCGAGGCCAAGTAG
- a CDS encoding response regulator transcription factor, producing the protein MKHTILLVDDDADILKVLKANLELHGFLALTAERWSEAEKILSHQTPDLIILDVMLPDGNGIELCRNLGTRYPSMPILMLTARDKVSDKVIGLESGADDYMVKPFETLELIARVKACLRRSQPLSAERVVIGDLAVDFKKRTVSVGGKEITLTQKEYELLCFLISRKGELLSRDVIRRQIWKDSQIYSWSRVIDVHIQHLRQKIEMNPSKPEYIFTVSGAGYRFRE; encoded by the coding sequence ATGAAGCACACGATACTCCTTGTCGATGACGATGCCGATATCCTCAAGGTACTGAAGGCAAATCTTGAACTCCATGGCTTTCTTGCGCTTACTGCGGAGAGATGGTCGGAGGCTGAGAAGATCCTCTCTCATCAAACTCCTGACCTGATCATCCTTGACGTCATGCTGCCCGACGGCAATGGTATCGAGCTCTGCAGGAACCTGGGGACCCGCTATCCTTCCATGCCGATACTCATGCTCACGGCAAGGGACAAGGTATCCGATAAGGTCATAGGCCTCGAGAGCGGAGCCGATGACTACATGGTTAAACCCTTCGAAACCCTCGAGCTCATTGCGCGGGTCAAGGCCTGCCTGAGAAGGTCCCAGCCCCTCTCGGCCGAGAGGGTCGTCATAGGCGATCTTGCCGTCGACTTCAAGAAGAGGACCGTCTCGGTCGGCGGGAAGGAGATAACTCTGACCCAGAAGGAGTACGAGCTTCTCTGTTTCCTCATCTCAAGGAAGGGAGAACTCCTGAGCAGGGATGTTATCCGCAGGCAGATATGGAAGGATTCACAGATCTATTCTTGGAGCAGGGTAATAGACGTCCACATTCAGCACCTCAGGCAGAAAATAGAAATGAACCCCTCCAAACCGGAATATATCTTCACCGTCTCCGGCGCCGGGTACAGGTTCAGGGAGTGA
- a CDS encoding ATP-binding protein, which yields MFKKNIRINLTLKFLIWTGAVLATTLGILFSVLVQLQEELIRKQVANEATVIFKQIVLTRQWIADHGGVFVEKLPWVKSDGTGDEMADATGRKFIKKTPATVTKDLSQYAREKGLYWFHLTSLKLTNPENAPDAFERRSLTDFEEKAATERSKIETIGNARYFRYAAPLYVEPACLHCHDRQGYIVGDVRGAISITIPMEDTFTQLKKNRVTMFLVGFITTAFLLSSLYLMMMRMVISPVHRLKASIKAFAEGVHSPENAIRTGDELEDLGNSFSDMAQSLTKYHTTLEERIANAVRDLEETNRKLTVANEQLTEMNRKKSDFVAKASHELRTPLTSIKGAMDYISVRLQSIALAADGTSDAASPSRLADLLTFFDIIKKNAERLIRMVNDLLDLERIEQGKAELHFTEVDMSLLIREVVAGFTSSAVTRNISVRVETPDNLPAIADGDRLRQVLINLLSNSLKYSPDGSDVLVRAVDKGGRVVVTVTDRGPGIPLEEQERIFDRFYTKSDKTGTGLGLAISKGIIEAHHGTIGVVSDGLEGSSFFFMLPLFNGGQE from the coding sequence ATGTTCAAGAAAAATATACGAATCAACCTTACCCTGAAATTCCTCATCTGGACAGGTGCTGTCCTGGCAACGACGCTCGGCATACTCTTCTCTGTTCTCGTCCAGCTTCAGGAAGAGCTCATCCGCAAACAGGTGGCGAATGAGGCAACGGTCATCTTCAAACAGATCGTCCTGACAAGGCAATGGATCGCTGATCACGGAGGCGTCTTCGTAGAAAAACTCCCCTGGGTCAAGTCTGACGGAACGGGAGATGAAATGGCCGACGCAACAGGGAGGAAGTTCATAAAGAAAACCCCTGCTACGGTAACAAAAGACCTCTCCCAGTATGCAAGAGAAAAAGGGCTCTACTGGTTTCACCTTACGAGCCTGAAGCTGACGAATCCCGAGAATGCCCCCGATGCCTTCGAACGACGGTCCCTCACCGATTTCGAAGAAAAGGCCGCGACAGAGCGCTCAAAAATCGAAACCATAGGGAACGCCCGATACTTCAGATACGCCGCCCCTCTTTACGTGGAACCGGCCTGTCTGCATTGCCATGACAGGCAGGGTTACATCGTGGGAGATGTGAGAGGCGCCATAAGCATAACCATCCCCATGGAAGATACCTTTACCCAGCTGAAGAAGAATCGGGTGACGATGTTCCTGGTCGGTTTCATCACAACAGCCTTCCTCCTCTCTTCGCTCTACCTCATGATGATGAGGATGGTCATCTCCCCTGTTCACCGCCTCAAGGCTTCAATCAAGGCCTTTGCCGAAGGGGTCCATTCGCCCGAAAACGCCATCAGGACCGGCGACGAGCTCGAGGACCTGGGCAATTCTTTCTCAGACATGGCCCAATCGCTTACAAAATACCATACTACCCTTGAGGAGAGAATCGCAAATGCCGTCAGAGACCTCGAAGAGACGAACAGAAAATTGACTGTTGCCAATGAACAGCTTACGGAGATGAACAGGAAGAAATCAGATTTTGTTGCAAAGGCGTCCCATGAGCTGAGGACGCCCCTGACCTCGATCAAAGGAGCAATGGATTACATATCGGTGCGCCTTCAGTCCATAGCCCTGGCAGCGGACGGAACCAGCGACGCCGCAAGCCCTTCAAGACTTGCTGACCTCCTGACCTTCTTTGATATCATAAAGAAGAATGCAGAAAGGCTCATCAGGATGGTGAATGATCTCCTTGACCTCGAACGCATCGAGCAGGGTAAAGCCGAGCTGCATTTCACTGAAGTGGATATGTCGCTCCTCATCCGTGAGGTGGTAGCAGGCTTCACGTCCTCTGCCGTCACACGGAATATCTCCGTCCGAGTGGAGACGCCGGACAATCTTCCCGCAATCGCAGACGGAGACAGGCTCCGTCAGGTGCTCATCAATCTTCTGTCCAACTCGCTTAAATACAGCCCTGACGGATCGGATGTCTTAGTTCGGGCAGTGGACAAGGGGGGAAGGGTTGTCGTAACCGTTACCGACAGGGGCCCAGGGATTCCCCTGGAAGAACAGGAGAGGATCTTCGACCGTTTCTATACGAAGAGTGACAAGACGGGAACGGGACTCGGACTTGCTATATCGAAAGGCATCATAGAGGCCCACCACGGCACGATAGGCGTCGTGAGCGACGGCCTGGAGGGAAGCTCCTTCTTCTTCATGCTACCGCTTTTCAATGGGGGTCAGGAATGA
- a CDS encoding glutamate synthase has protein sequence MCRLAAITSRNFFSPMENILALETMKEGHDGSGLGLTLKDLGGEFEGLKKYPVLSGICSNSGKKALDDFMKKQGFKLKHEWTPRIKPVKGITRRDCYFARAYDYPAEYRSRPMSEKEDLLVNTRLALRRAGEPDGSIFAFSFYPDVITLKEVGDPLEVGEFFGLDRDGLKAKIILAQGRQNTNYAIYLYACHPFFIQGYCSMTNGENTAFVPIREFLMGRGVPGYAGYNSDSEVFTHILHYSARQLGLPLRYYKDVITPLKTSEIEQREDRESLRLMKQSLRPLCIDGPNMVIGFTPDGTCFMVQDSKKLRPGAVGGVKGKYALMSEECGIDKAVPKRDRAKDIFPMKYDMVMISPQAQEVTVWNQLHG, from the coding sequence ATGTGCAGACTTGCTGCGATAACATCACGGAACTTTTTTTCACCCATGGAGAATATCCTTGCCCTCGAAACCATGAAGGAAGGTCACGATGGTTCAGGTCTCGGCCTCACCCTTAAGGATCTCGGCGGAGAATTCGAGGGCCTGAAGAAGTATCCGGTGCTGTCCGGTATCTGTTCAAACAGCGGGAAGAAGGCCCTTGATGACTTCATGAAGAAGCAAGGGTTTAAGCTCAAGCACGAATGGACCCCGAGAATAAAGCCGGTCAAGGGAATCACGCGCCGCGACTGCTACTTCGCACGGGCCTACGACTATCCGGCTGAGTACCGGAGCAGGCCGATGAGTGAGAAGGAAGACCTCCTGGTGAACACACGCCTCGCCCTGAGGAGGGCAGGCGAGCCTGATGGGTCGATCTTCGCTTTTTCCTTCTATCCCGATGTGATTACCCTGAAGGAGGTTGGAGACCCGCTCGAGGTGGGGGAGTTCTTCGGCCTTGACAGGGACGGGTTGAAAGCGAAGATCATCCTTGCTCAGGGAAGACAGAATACAAACTATGCCATCTATCTTTACGCCTGCCATCCGTTCTTTATTCAGGGGTATTGCTCCATGACCAACGGCGAGAATACTGCCTTTGTGCCTATCCGGGAGTTCCTCATGGGCAGAGGCGTTCCGGGCTACGCGGGATACAACAGCGACAGCGAGGTCTTCACGCACATCCTCCATTACTCTGCCAGGCAACTGGGTCTTCCCCTCAGGTACTATAAGGACGTCATTACCCCTCTCAAGACATCGGAGATAGAGCAAAGGGAAGACAGGGAATCGCTGAGACTCATGAAGCAATCATTGAGACCGCTCTGTATCGACGGTCCGAACATGGTCATCGGTTTTACTCCTGACGGCACCTGCTTTATGGTGCAGGACTCGAAAAAACTGAGGCCCGGTGCAGTCGGTGGGGTTAAAGGCAAATACGCGTTAATGTCTGAGGAATGCGGTATTGACAAGGCCGTCCCGAAACGGGACAGGGCCAAGGACATCTTCCCCATGAAATATGATATGGTCATGATCTCGCCTCAGGCGCAGGAGGTAACAGTATGGAACCAGCTTCACGGTTAG
- a CDS encoding N-acetylmuramoyl-L-alanine amidase, which translates to MKRLMKGFGALLLALFLGTGLETALAQVKGGGSPLPSPVDVSIRFSRNEGFSRFVFEAADDLFIRAIVVTPARDQIKVRFPVPVRLTTKNIPDVETLLKGNVYLINQSTPFKIKVLQLSSPPRLSLDVIPVSGDEGRRPATKESGLPDMSPGFHVVLDPGHGGYDLGIISGDLREKDITLSIARDLEAVLTRKNRHATLTRKSDQFLSITDRAFAANQKPLDAFISIHLSLSSAFVIFTCFTEPSTTEAQPTELYSLISRQKRFIEKSKALSEGLGKTLGAEFKNDIIYREMNLPLLSSMNAPAVLIELPVNLAYDKPLRTKLVEALVRGLSAYANR; encoded by the coding sequence ATGAAAAGGCTGATGAAAGGATTCGGGGCCCTCCTCCTGGCACTCTTCCTCGGAACGGGCCTTGAGACAGCCCTTGCGCAGGTAAAGGGAGGCGGAAGTCCCCTTCCCTCTCCTGTTGACGTATCGATCAGATTCAGCAGGAATGAGGGGTTCAGCCGCTTTGTCTTTGAAGCAGCAGATGATCTTTTCATCAGGGCCATAGTCGTTACACCCGCACGGGACCAGATAAAGGTACGGTTTCCTGTGCCTGTCAGACTCACGACGAAGAACATTCCGGACGTTGAGACATTGTTGAAGGGAAACGTCTATCTCATAAACCAGAGTACCCCTTTCAAGATAAAGGTCTTGCAGCTGTCCTCACCCCCGCGACTCTCACTTGATGTCATACCGGTGTCCGGAGACGAAGGCCGCCGGCCGGCGACCAAAGAAAGCGGGCTTCCCGATATGTCTCCCGGGTTCCACGTAGTCCTCGACCCCGGTCACGGCGGATACGACCTGGGCATCATCTCAGGAGATCTCAGGGAAAAGGACATAACGCTTTCTATTGCGCGCGATTTGGAGGCTGTCCTCACGAGAAAGAACAGGCATGCGACGCTGACGAGGAAGTCCGACCAGTTCCTGTCGATCACCGACAGGGCCTTCGCAGCAAATCAGAAACCCCTTGACGCCTTCATCAGCATACACCTCTCGCTTTCGTCCGCCTTTGTCATCTTCACCTGTTTCACTGAACCGTCGACTACTGAGGCCCAACCGACAGAACTGTACAGTCTGATATCGAGACAGAAGAGGTTCATCGAAAAGAGCAAGGCCCTTTCCGAGGGTCTGGGGAAGACGCTCGGTGCAGAATTCAAGAACGACATCATCTATCGGGAGATGAATCTGCCGCTCCTGAGCTCCATGAACGCGCCCGCCGTCCTTATTGAACTCCCGGTGAACCTCGCCTATGATAAACCCTTGAGGACCAAGCTCGTTGAAGCCCTTGTGAGGGGACTCTCTGCCTATGCGAATCGATAG